The following are encoded together in the Salvia hispanica cultivar TCC Black 2014 chromosome 6, UniMelb_Shisp_WGS_1.0, whole genome shotgun sequence genome:
- the LOC125195865 gene encoding FCS-Like Zinc finger 14-like: protein MAEAKGKKKRLSINLSFLALSDSRKRANARFLPAHFENPSGVVGLGILAAMRGDRGQQHDLFLNNGAALAISPKSASNSIHVISGSRKRIGAEECEEYTCVISHVGENLVKKREYFEGDVSDGVVAGGFAAESGGAEAYADFLNSCGMCEKKLHGLDVFMYRGDKAFCSAECRCKQISMDEQKEKCHSEARRARMKHSVSPFSVAAA from the exons ATGGCGGAAGCgaaggggaagaagaagaggctGTCGATAAACCTCTCCTTTCTCGCGCTCTCCGACTCCAGGAAGCGAGCAAACGCGCGCTTCCTCCCGGCGCATTTCGAGAATCCGAGCGGCGTCGTCGGGCTCGGCATTCTCGCCGCCATGAGAGGCGATCGCGGCCAGCAGCACGATCTGTTCCTCAATAACGGTGCCGCGCTGGCGATTTCGCCGAAGTCGGCGTCCAATTCCATCCACGTGATCAGCGGTAGTCGGAAGAGGATCGGGGCGGAGGAGTGTGAGGAGTACACGTGTGTGATTTCTCACGTGGGGGAGAATCTCGTGAAGAAGAGGGAGTATTTCGAGGGGGATGTTAGTGACGGTGTTGTTGCTGGCGGTTTTGCGGCGGAGAGTGGCGGTGCTGAAGCCTATGCCGATTTTCTGAATTCCTGCGGCATGTGCGAGAAGAAGCTTCATGGATTGGATGTTTTCATGTACAG AGGAGATAAGGCATTCTGCAGCGCAGAGTGTCGCTGCAAGCAAATCTCCATGGACGAACAGAAGGAGAAGTGCCATTCAGAGGCGAGGCGGGCACGTATGAAGCACTCGGTTTCACCATTCTCTGTAGCTGCAGCCTGA